In the genome of Bacillus marinisedimentorum, one region contains:
- a CDS encoding peroxiredoxin, with amino-acid sequence MSEEMKQETVVERSLPRIGSPAPQFEAVTTHGTLRLEDYKGSWLILFSHPADFTPVCTTEFVAFQNIYPELRKLNTELLGLSIDSVHSHIAWVRNIEKNFDVKIEFPVIADLNKDVAYKYGMIMPEESSTETSRAVFVIDPDQKIRAIIYYPLTTGRNMDEILRLVKALQTTDEHAIATPANWQEGEKVIVPPATTTEGAAERETEGYECIDWYLCKKNV; translated from the coding sequence ATGAGTGAGGAAATGAAGCAAGAAACAGTCGTGGAACGTTCTCTGCCCCGAATCGGTTCGCCGGCACCGCAATTTGAGGCGGTGACAACCCACGGAACGCTCCGCCTGGAAGATTATAAAGGAAGCTGGCTCATCCTGTTCTCACATCCTGCCGACTTCACGCCGGTCTGTACAACTGAATTTGTCGCTTTTCAAAACATTTATCCTGAATTGCGCAAGCTGAATACGGAACTCCTTGGATTAAGTATTGACAGTGTCCATTCACATATCGCCTGGGTCAGGAATATCGAGAAAAATTTCGATGTGAAGATTGAGTTTCCAGTCATTGCTGACTTGAACAAAGATGTAGCCTACAAATATGGAATGATCATGCCGGAAGAAAGCAGCACCGAAACATCGCGGGCTGTATTCGTGATCGATCCCGATCAGAAAATTCGTGCGATCATCTATTATCCGCTTACAACAGGCCGTAATATGGATGAAATCCTGCGTCTTGTGAAAGCGCTTCAGACCACCGATGAACATGCTATCGCCACACCTGCAAACTGGCAGGAAGGCGAGAAAGTTATCGTTCCGCCGGCAACGACAACTGAGGGGGCGGCTGAACGTGAAACAGAGGGGTATGAATGCATCGATTGGTACCTGTGCA